The proteins below come from a single Prochlorococcus marinus str. MIT 9215 genomic window:
- the malQ gene encoding 4-alpha-glucanotransferase: MSIQTVLKKKSLGILMHPSCIPGGRVCGTFGKGAKDWIKKLSSYGIEYWQILPLTPTDSTGSPYSSPSSFALNPWFLDIDYLIKEGYIFVSNLEELGPTYQNKDHFDFDTANNLYKKLGHLLLKGWSYQSEERKNDFNKWIENNSWVEDYATFVVIREEFNMLPWWQWPKEFKIKNNEFLGSWINTNSEKILIEKLIQWHLDEQWSAIKKFAKLYNVKLIGDLPFYVSRDSADVWSNKSLFSIFKNGDLIFQSGVPPDYFSSTGQLWGTPTYFWSKHKNTNFDWWRKRFKRQFELMDLLRLDHFRGLAGYWRVNGNSKTAISGRWINSPGRTLLNKLKIDLGTDFLPIIAEDLGLITPDVEKLRKIFELPGMKILQFAFNGDEDNPYLPKNIEGENWVVYTGTHDNSTSISWWECLEKNDKIRLKDEYKFSEDPSWSLIKIGMETNANLFIAPIQDILSLDDSSRLNIPGTVKNNWKWKLNRTLDEIEDNIKRFSDLGNSFGRIRK; the protein is encoded by the coding sequence ATGTCTATACAAACAGTTCTTAAAAAAAAATCATTAGGAATACTTATGCATCCTTCGTGTATACCAGGGGGAAGAGTATGTGGAACTTTTGGTAAAGGGGCTAAAGATTGGATAAAAAAGCTTAGTAGCTATGGTATCGAATACTGGCAAATTTTACCTCTTACACCAACTGATTCAACTGGTTCACCATATAGTTCACCGTCTAGCTTTGCTCTGAATCCATGGTTTCTTGATATAGATTATTTAATAAAAGAAGGTTATATCTTCGTTTCTAATTTAGAAGAATTAGGACCTACTTATCAGAATAAGGATCATTTTGATTTTGATACTGCTAATAATTTATACAAAAAATTAGGTCACCTCCTATTGAAAGGTTGGAGTTACCAATCTGAAGAGAGAAAAAATGATTTTAATAAATGGATTGAAAATAATTCATGGGTCGAAGATTATGCAACATTTGTTGTTATCAGAGAGGAATTTAATATGTTACCTTGGTGGCAATGGCCTAAAGAATTTAAAATAAAAAATAACGAATTCTTAGGATCATGGATTAATACAAATAGTGAAAAAATACTTATTGAAAAATTAATACAGTGGCACTTAGATGAGCAATGGAGTGCTATTAAAAAATTTGCAAAATTATACAATGTCAAGTTAATTGGAGATCTACCCTTCTATGTTTCTAGGGACAGCGCTGACGTATGGAGTAATAAATCACTGTTTTCAATTTTTAAAAATGGAGATTTAATCTTTCAAAGCGGTGTGCCTCCTGATTATTTTTCATCAACAGGGCAACTATGGGGAACTCCAACTTACTTTTGGTCCAAACATAAGAATACTAATTTTGATTGGTGGAGAAAAAGATTTAAAAGGCAATTTGAACTTATGGACTTGTTGAGATTAGATCATTTCAGAGGTTTGGCTGGTTACTGGAGAGTCAATGGCAATTCTAAAACAGCAATTTCTGGTAGATGGATAAATTCTCCAGGAAGAACTCTATTAAATAAACTAAAAATTGATTTAGGGACTGACTTCCTACCAATAATCGCGGAGGATCTGGGATTAATAACACCTGATGTAGAAAAATTAAGGAAAATTTTTGAACTTCCAGGGATGAAAATATTACAGTTCGCTTTTAATGGGGACGAAGATAACCCATATTTACCTAAGAATATTGAAGGAGAAAATTGGGTGGTTTATACAGGTACACATGATAACTCTACTTCCATCTCATGGTGGGAATGTTTAGAAAAAAACGACAAGATACGATTAAAAGATGAATATAAATTCTCTGAAGATCCCTCATGGAGTTTAATAAAGATAGGTATGGAGACAAATGCCAATCTATTTATTGCTCCAATCCAAGATATTTTATCTCTAGATGACTCAAGCAGATTAAACATACCTGGTACCGTCAAAAATAATTGGAAATGGAAGTTAAATCGAACCTTAGATGAAATAGAAGACAATATTAAGAGATTTAGTGATCTAGGAAATAGTTTTGGGAGAATTAGAAAATAG
- a CDS encoding helix-turn-helix domain-containing protein, which produces MNILKNLFSFNLKSEKNKDFSLRLDDQYIEIAKLVKEARIQKNITIKELSSISKIPERTIISIENNNKNIRPKYPFIRSILIKLEECLGLKNNTLEKLSIREGETSKKEKNDFIVNKFDLINTWQGSLLYFFILIFSVFILKRYFILNVNVIEIQNIENKIIDK; this is translated from the coding sequence ATGAATATTTTGAAAAATCTTTTTTCGTTTAATCTGAAATCTGAAAAAAATAAAGACTTTAGTCTTCGATTGGATGATCAATACATAGAAATTGCAAAGTTAGTAAAAGAAGCAAGAATCCAAAAAAATATAACAATTAAAGAATTATCAAGTATTTCAAAAATTCCTGAACGAACGATAATTTCTATTGAAAATAATAACAAAAATATTAGACCAAAGTATCCATTTATAAGATCAATATTAATCAAATTAGAAGAATGCTTAGGATTAAAAAATAATACATTAGAAAAATTATCAATTAGGGAAGGAGAAACTTCTAAGAAAGAAAAAAATGATTTTATAGTAAACAAATTCGATCTTATAAATACATGGCAAGGAAGCCTTTTGTATTTTTTTATATTAATTTTTAGTGTATTTATATTGAAGAGATATTTTATTTTGAATGTAAATGTTATAGAGATTCAAAACATTGAAAACAAAATCATTGATAAATAA
- a CDS encoding ABC1 kinase family protein — translation MKRSYSKYSAKDDLVWLMLRPWIFIPRVLYILLTFIFLFLRILFQGNSKSKNIQKNLSKYLFDVITDLGPCFIKLGQALSTRPDLVRQDWLTELTNLQDNLPAFHHKIALKIIEEELGAPANELFDEFPDSPIASASLGQVYKAKINNKYLAVKVQRPNLYFLIRRDVVILKFLGTFLSPFLPLNIGVGIGEIIDEFGKALFDEIDYQKEAENALKFANLFKENPNIFIPKLERQFSSERIITTSWIDGVKLRDRALLEENNLIPASFIKTCVISGLQQLFEFGYFHADPHPGNMFALKGGNADCGNLAYVDFGMMDTITNSDRLTLIKAIVHIINEEYYLLAEDFQKLGFLTKEQDLQKLVQPLKEVLGGSLGAEVGNFNLKNVTDKFSKLMYSYPFRVPSRFALIIRAVVSQEGLALRLDPEFKILKIAYPYIAKKLLTDNSEEILDILLEVVFDKNGQIQIEKVESLLNILFKDSENINSDLIPVANAGLKLFVSKKGSEVRKNLLLSLIKDEKLEFTDAKKLLAIIRNTFSPLNIAKSAVQNIISTV, via the coding sequence ATGAAAAGATCTTATTCAAAATATTCAGCAAAAGATGACTTGGTTTGGTTAATGTTGAGACCATGGATTTTTATCCCAAGAGTTTTATATATCCTTTTAACTTTTATTTTTCTTTTTTTAAGAATACTTTTTCAAGGTAACAGTAAAAGTAAAAATATACAAAAAAATCTCTCAAAATATCTTTTTGATGTTATAACAGATTTAGGACCTTGTTTTATAAAGTTAGGTCAGGCACTTTCTACTAGACCAGATCTTGTTAGACAAGATTGGCTTACAGAACTAACAAACTTACAGGATAATCTTCCAGCATTTCATCACAAAATTGCCTTAAAAATTATTGAAGAAGAGCTTGGAGCTCCTGCTAATGAATTATTTGATGAGTTTCCAGATAGTCCTATTGCTTCAGCAAGTTTAGGTCAAGTTTATAAAGCAAAAATAAATAATAAATATTTAGCTGTAAAAGTACAGCGGCCAAATTTGTACTTTCTCATAAGAAGGGATGTTGTAATCTTAAAGTTTCTAGGAACTTTTTTATCTCCATTCTTACCATTAAATATAGGCGTTGGAATTGGAGAAATTATAGATGAATTCGGAAAGGCACTTTTTGATGAAATTGATTATCAAAAAGAGGCCGAAAATGCTTTGAAGTTTGCAAATTTATTCAAAGAAAATCCAAATATTTTTATTCCTAAATTAGAAAGACAATTCTCATCCGAAAGGATTATTACAACATCTTGGATTGATGGAGTTAAGTTAAGAGACCGAGCTTTATTGGAGGAAAATAACTTAATACCTGCTTCTTTTATAAAAACTTGTGTCATTAGTGGACTACAGCAATTATTTGAATTTGGATATTTTCATGCAGACCCACATCCAGGAAATATGTTTGCTCTCAAAGGAGGAAATGCAGATTGTGGGAATTTAGCTTATGTTGATTTCGGTATGATGGATACAATTACGAATTCAGATAGACTGACTCTTATTAAAGCAATTGTTCACATAATCAACGAAGAATATTATCTCCTAGCAGAAGATTTCCAAAAGTTAGGTTTTTTAACCAAAGAACAAGATCTTCAAAAACTTGTGCAACCACTAAAAGAAGTTCTTGGAGGATCTCTAGGCGCTGAGGTTGGTAATTTTAATCTTAAAAATGTAACTGATAAATTCTCAAAATTAATGTATTCCTATCCTTTCAGAGTTCCCAGTAGGTTCGCTTTAATAATAAGAGCCGTTGTTAGTCAAGAAGGTTTAGCACTAAGACTAGATCCTGAATTTAAAATTTTAAAAATCGCTTATCCGTATATTGCTAAAAAATTACTTACCGATAATTCTGAAGAGATTTTAGACATCCTTTTAGAAGTCGTTTTTGATAAAAATGGTCAAATTCAAATAGAAAAAGTTGAAAGTTTATTAAACATTCTATTTAAAGATTCTGAGAATATCAATTCAGATCTCATACCAGTTGCGAATGCTGGATTGAAATTATTTGTTAGTAAAAAAGGATCCGAAGTCAGGAAGAATCTTCTTTTAAGCCTAATAAAAGATGAAAAATTAGAATTTACAGATGCAAAAAAACTCTTAGCAATAATTAGGAATACTTTTAGCCCTCTCAATATCGCAAAAAGTGCAGTGCAAAATATTATTTCTACAGTTTAG
- a CDS encoding aminotransferase class I/II-fold pyridoxal phosphate-dependent enzyme, translating to MSISSYLTKKFSKSLFFPAHNRGTALPKKLVTLLKNRPGYWDLPELPEIGSPLTQNGLIAKSQREFSDKFGAKGCFFGVNGASGLIQSAIIAIANPGETILMPRNVHISVIKTCAMQNINPIFFDLEFSSVTGHYKPITKIWLENVFKKINLDENKIAGVILVSPSYHGYAGDLEPLIDVCHQKNLPVLVDEAHGSYFLFCENLNLPKSALSSNADLVVHSLHKSLNGLTQTAVLWYKGNLINERNLIKSINLLQTTSPSSLLLSSCEESIKDWLNKKSLSKYQKRILEAKSIYKKLIQKNIPLIETQDPLKIVVNTSKAGIDGFTADKFFYRNGFIAELPEMMTLTFCLGFTNQKDFPDLFEKLWHKLLLNSKKSKSLEVLQTPFKLVQAPEIEIGIAWRSETRSIPFSESLNKISGDIICPYPPGVPLLVPGEKIDIDRFNWINNQSLCNKDLVNFNIRII from the coding sequence ATGAGCATTTCATCTTATCTAACTAAAAAGTTTTCAAAGTCTCTATTCTTTCCTGCTCATAACAGAGGAACAGCTTTACCAAAGAAATTAGTGACATTATTAAAAAATCGTCCTGGGTATTGGGACTTACCCGAACTACCAGAAATAGGTTCACCACTAACCCAAAACGGATTAATTGCTAAATCTCAAAGAGAATTCTCTGACAAATTCGGAGCGAAAGGATGTTTTTTTGGAGTTAATGGAGCTTCTGGATTAATACAATCAGCAATAATTGCGATTGCAAATCCAGGGGAAACTATCCTGATGCCTAGAAATGTTCATATAAGTGTTATAAAAACCTGTGCGATGCAAAATATAAATCCAATATTTTTTGACCTAGAATTTTCATCAGTAACTGGTCATTACAAACCAATTACAAAAATTTGGTTAGAAAATGTATTTAAAAAGATAAATCTTGATGAGAATAAAATTGCAGGGGTAATTCTTGTAAGTCCCTCATATCATGGTTATGCAGGAGATTTAGAGCCTTTAATAGATGTTTGCCATCAAAAAAATTTACCTGTTCTAGTTGATGAGGCCCATGGTTCTTATTTTCTTTTTTGCGAAAACCTTAATTTGCCAAAATCCGCCTTATCATCAAATGCTGATTTAGTCGTTCATTCATTGCATAAGTCGCTCAATGGTTTAACTCAAACGGCAGTACTTTGGTACAAAGGGAATCTAATAAATGAACGCAATTTAATAAAGAGTATTAATTTGTTACAAACTACTAGTCCAAGTTCCTTATTACTTTCTTCTTGTGAAGAGTCTATTAAAGACTGGCTTAATAAGAAAAGTTTATCAAAATATCAAAAAAGAATTTTAGAGGCAAAAAGTATCTATAAAAAATTAATTCAAAAAAATATTCCTCTTATAGAAACCCAAGATCCCTTAAAAATTGTAGTAAATACTTCTAAGGCAGGTATTGATGGTTTTACTGCTGATAAATTTTTTTATAGAAATGGCTTTATTGCTGAATTACCAGAAATGATGACTCTCACTTTTTGCTTAGGATTTACAAATCAGAAAGATTTTCCTGATTTATTTGAAAAGTTATGGCATAAATTACTATTAAATTCTAAAAAATCAAAGAGTTTAGAAGTCCTCCAAACTCCCTTTAAATTAGTTCAAGCACCAGAAATTGAAATTGGAATTGCTTGGAGAAGTGAGACTAGGAGCATTCCTTTCTCGGAATCGTTAAATAAAATATCTGGAGATATTATTTGCCCTTATCCTCCTGGAGTACCTCTATTAGTTCCTGGGGAGAAAATTGATATTGATAGGTTTAATTGGATCAATAATCAAAGTTTATGCAATAAAGATCTGGTAAATTTTAATATAAGAATCATATAA
- a CDS encoding phosphatidate cytidylyltransferase translates to MRLRSGLLIGIFGLIVVLLGGWFFTFATALLTYLALLEFFRMAEFKGIKPATKTTLFSSFIIIISSYLETIGVLEREISNSILPICSVGICTWLLLQPKPGTISDIAASIFGLFYLGFLPSYWIKLRGLDSVIISANLGFISFDKLSNTTGLHLTLTSCFLIVASDIGSYFIGKSFGKTSLSPISPSKTIEGLIGGISCSIVLAIFFALIMNWENPFFIGILYGILISLMALVGDLIESMMKRDAKIKDSGTFLPGHGGILDRIDSYIFTPSVLYYIFIVLKYLN, encoded by the coding sequence ATGAGATTAAGAAGCGGCTTACTTATAGGAATTTTTGGTTTAATTGTTGTTTTGCTGGGAGGATGGTTTTTTACATTTGCAACAGCGTTGCTTACATATTTAGCATTATTAGAATTTTTTAGGATGGCAGAATTTAAAGGAATAAAACCGGCTACAAAGACCACATTATTTTCATCTTTCATTATTATAATTTCTTCCTATCTTGAGACAATTGGGGTACTTGAAAGAGAAATATCAAATTCAATTTTGCCAATCTGTTCAGTTGGAATATGCACTTGGTTACTTTTGCAACCAAAACCTGGAACAATTTCAGATATTGCAGCCTCTATTTTTGGATTATTCTATTTAGGTTTTTTACCTAGTTACTGGATTAAGTTAAGAGGATTAGATTCAGTAATAATAAGTGCAAATCTGGGTTTTATTTCGTTTGATAAGTTATCAAATACTACAGGTCTTCATTTAACTTTAACTTCTTGTTTTTTAATTGTAGCTAGTGATATTGGTTCTTATTTTATTGGGAAGTCATTTGGAAAAACATCTCTTTCTCCAATATCTCCAAGCAAAACTATAGAAGGTTTAATTGGAGGAATATCCTGTTCGATTGTATTAGCAATATTCTTCGCACTTATAATGAATTGGGAGAATCCATTTTTTATTGGCATCTTATATGGAATTTTAATTTCTCTTATGGCATTAGTTGGAGATTTAATTGAATCTATGATGAAAAGAGATGCAAAAATAAAAGATTCCGGCACTTTTTTACCTGGACATGGAGGAATTCTTGACAGAATTGACAGTTACATCTTTACCCCATCTGTTTTGTATTATATTTTTATAGTTCTCAAGTACCTAAATTAA
- a CDS encoding alpha/beta fold hydrolase, with protein MTKNNFEKLNNSNIEFFESAKLSLLDPLGLYLANDVKWIKLNQNWNSLKFPVVMGGKGQSILLLHGFDSSFLEFRRIYKSLKKNFQVIVPDLLGFGFCPRCATNELNPSKIISYLIDLINTLKLTKNLKIVGASMGGSIALKLAFEIPDSIDKIILLSPAGLFGEPKSIPFPLNQIGASFLGLPQVRKSLCRQAFAFPDECVGEMEEQIASIHLGCKGWRNSLASFAKSGGFAGTHKYIQNIPIKTLCGENDRILGKKEIRNISNVEKLNFVGLQKCGHLPHLDLSSLSSKIIQDYFLE; from the coding sequence TTGACTAAAAACAATTTTGAAAAATTAAACAATTCAAATATTGAATTTTTTGAAAGTGCCAAATTGTCACTATTAGACCCTTTAGGCCTCTATTTGGCAAATGATGTTAAATGGATAAAGCTCAATCAAAACTGGAACTCTTTAAAATTTCCTGTGGTTATGGGAGGAAAAGGTCAATCCATACTCCTTTTACATGGCTTTGACAGTAGTTTTTTAGAGTTCAGAAGAATATACAAATCACTAAAAAAAAATTTTCAAGTTATTGTTCCTGATCTGTTAGGTTTTGGTTTTTGTCCTAGATGTGCAACAAATGAACTCAATCCCTCGAAAATAATTTCGTATTTAATTGATCTCATTAATACCTTAAAATTAACAAAGAATTTAAAAATTGTTGGTGCCTCCATGGGAGGCTCAATAGCTTTGAAACTTGCTTTTGAAATTCCTGATTCTATTGATAAGATTATTCTTTTGTCCCCCGCAGGATTGTTCGGAGAACCTAAGAGTATCCCTTTCCCTCTTAACCAAATTGGAGCATCGTTTCTTGGATTGCCTCAGGTCAGAAAAAGTCTTTGTAGGCAAGCATTTGCTTTCCCTGATGAATGTGTTGGTGAGATGGAAGAGCAAATTGCTTCAATTCATCTAGGTTGTAAAGGATGGAGGAATTCACTTGCATCATTTGCAAAAAGTGGAGGGTTTGCTGGAACACATAAATATATCCAAAATATCCCAATTAAAACATTATGTGGAGAAAATGATCGAATTCTTGGCAAAAAAGAGATTAGAAATATAAGTAATGTTGAAAAATTGAATTTTGTAGGGTTGCAAAAGTGTGGTCATCTTCCACATTTAGATCTATCTTCATTATCTAGTAAAATTATCCAAGATTATTTTTTGGAATAA
- a CDS encoding iron-containing alcohol dehydrogenase family protein: MQSISPEIIFRGNYAWEKSLPLISKLTKNPLILGRSIHTNNLRNKIFIDLKNQNLSVNSAELQFDCCYEDILRVKNIILNNNNDSVLATGGGKVLDSGKLIAESLNIPCITVPLSASTCAGWTALSNIYTKDGQFIKDVALGSCPKMLVYDHKFIQTAPSRTLASGIADALAKWYESSITSSTIEDGLVQQAIQISRVLRDQLLIDGEKAFKGQYENNPSWRNIIEACGLTAGLVGGIGGEKCRTAAAHAFHNAITQIITPNKFLHGEIVGVGLLLQLRLEEMKNNNKLANQSIKQLFLLMQKLNLPTTISQLGINVFENNNLEKIADFTCRDKSEIHFLPFEIHKRDIIKVITNFEQQIIKT, encoded by the coding sequence ATGCAGTCAATCTCTCCAGAAATTATATTTAGGGGAAATTATGCTTGGGAAAAATCTTTACCTCTAATTTCTAAATTAACTAAAAATCCATTAATTCTTGGAAGAAGCATCCATACGAATAATCTGCGAAATAAAATTTTTATTGATTTAAAAAATCAAAATCTAAGTGTCAATTCTGCTGAATTACAATTTGATTGTTGTTATGAAGATATTTTAAGAGTTAAGAATATTATTTTAAATAATAATAATGATTCTGTTCTCGCTACTGGAGGTGGCAAAGTTCTAGATTCTGGAAAACTTATAGCCGAGTCTCTCAATATCCCTTGTATTACGGTCCCCCTCAGCGCCTCTACATGTGCAGGCTGGACAGCCTTATCAAATATTTATACAAAAGATGGCCAATTCATAAAGGATGTCGCATTAGGATCTTGTCCCAAGATGCTAGTTTATGATCATAAATTTATTCAAACAGCTCCATCAAGAACGCTTGCTAGTGGAATAGCAGATGCTTTAGCTAAATGGTATGAATCCTCAATAACAAGTTCAACAATAGAGGATGGTCTTGTTCAACAAGCAATTCAGATATCAAGAGTTTTAAGAGATCAACTATTAATAGATGGAGAAAAAGCTTTTAAAGGTCAATATGAAAATAATCCTTCTTGGCGAAACATCATAGAAGCATGTGGACTTACAGCAGGACTTGTAGGAGGTATTGGTGGAGAAAAGTGCAGGACTGCAGCAGCACATGCTTTTCATAATGCAATTACTCAGATAATTACTCCTAATAAATTTTTACATGGTGAGATTGTTGGGGTTGGATTATTATTGCAATTAAGACTAGAAGAAATGAAAAATAATAATAAATTAGCTAATCAATCAATTAAACAATTATTTTTACTTATGCAAAAATTGAATCTGCCAACTACAATTTCACAACTTGGAATAAATGTGTTTGAAAATAACAATTTGGAGAAAATTGCTGATTTTACTTGTCGAGATAAATCTGAGATTCACTTTTTGCCTTTTGAAATTCATAAACGAGACATAATAAAGGTCATTACAAATTTTGAACAACAAATAATTAAAACATAA
- a CDS encoding ATP-dependent Clp protease ATP-binding subunit: MFERFTEKAIKVIMLAQEEARRLGHNFVGTEQILLGLIGEGTGVAAKVLKSLGVNLKDSRIEVEKIIGRGSGFVAVEIPFTPRAKRVLELSLEEARQLGHNYIGTEHLLLGLIREGEGVAARVLENLNIDLTKVRTQVIRMLGETAEVGTGGSTAKSNLKTATLDEFGTNLTKLASESKLDPVVGRHSEIDRVVQILGRRTKNNPVLIGEPGVGKTAIAEGLAQRIQTGDIPDILEDKRVLTLDIGLLVAGTKYRGEFEERLKKIMEEIKSAGNVILVIDEVHTLIGAGAAEGAIDAANILKPALARGELQCIGATTLDEYRKHIERDAALERRFQPVMVGEPSIEDTIEILKGLRERYEQHHRLKITDDALEAAAHLGDRYISDRFLPDKAIDLIDEAGSRVRLINSKLPPEAKEIDRELRQVQKQKEESVRDQNFDQAGQLREKEMELSAKIKEVLENKKESTVGDKSNADNESVKGDSTLLQSPLVSEEDVAHIVASWTGVPVQKLTETESVKLLNMEETLHQRLIGQDEAVKAVSRAIRRARVGLKNPNRPIASFIFSGPTGVGKTELTKSLASYFFGSEEAMIRLDMSEFMERHTVSKLIGSPPGYVGFNEGGQLTEAVRRRPYTVVLFDEVEKAHPDVFNLLLQLLEDGRLTDSKGRTVDFKNTLLIMTSNIGSKVIEKGGGGLGFEFSGDSVEDSQYNRIKSLVNEELKQYFRPEFLNRLDEIIVFRQLTKNEVKEIAEIMLQEVFARLQDKGIKLNVTDAFKERLVEEGYNPSYGARPLRRAVMRLLEDSLAEEVLSGRIKDGDNALVDIDDNKKVTINISSEESSQELASANF, translated from the coding sequence ATGTTCGAAAGATTTACAGAAAAGGCAATAAAAGTCATTATGCTTGCTCAAGAAGAAGCAAGAAGACTTGGTCATAATTTTGTTGGAACTGAACAAATACTTTTAGGGTTAATTGGAGAAGGAACTGGGGTTGCAGCGAAAGTACTTAAATCTCTTGGAGTGAATTTAAAAGATTCAAGGATAGAGGTAGAAAAGATAATAGGAAGAGGCTCAGGGTTTGTTGCTGTGGAAATACCTTTTACTCCTAGGGCTAAAAGAGTTTTAGAATTATCCCTTGAAGAAGCTCGTCAACTTGGTCACAATTACATAGGTACAGAACATTTATTATTAGGTTTAATAAGAGAAGGAGAGGGAGTTGCTGCAAGAGTTCTTGAAAATCTTAATATTGACCTTACCAAAGTAAGAACTCAAGTTATAAGGATGCTTGGTGAAACAGCTGAAGTTGGTACAGGGGGAAGTACAGCTAAGAGCAACTTAAAAACTGCTACTCTTGACGAATTTGGCACAAATTTAACAAAATTAGCTAGTGAATCAAAATTAGATCCAGTCGTTGGCCGCCACTCAGAAATTGATCGTGTAGTTCAAATATTAGGTAGGAGGACAAAAAATAATCCTGTTCTCATTGGTGAGCCAGGTGTAGGTAAAACAGCTATAGCAGAAGGTTTAGCTCAAAGAATACAAACTGGAGATATTCCAGACATACTTGAAGATAAAAGAGTTTTAACACTTGATATAGGACTTTTGGTTGCCGGAACAAAGTATAGAGGTGAATTTGAAGAAAGGTTAAAAAAAATAATGGAAGAAATTAAATCAGCAGGAAACGTTATACTCGTTATAGATGAAGTTCATACTCTAATTGGTGCTGGAGCTGCTGAAGGGGCTATAGACGCAGCAAATATTCTGAAGCCAGCATTAGCGAGGGGAGAACTTCAATGCATTGGAGCTACAACTCTAGATGAATACAGAAAACATATTGAGAGAGATGCTGCTCTGGAAAGAAGATTCCAGCCTGTAATGGTTGGGGAGCCCTCTATTGAGGATACAATCGAAATTTTAAAAGGTCTTAGAGAGCGTTACGAGCAACATCATCGTCTAAAAATTACTGATGATGCGCTAGAGGCAGCAGCTCATTTAGGTGATCGTTATATATCTGATAGATTTTTACCTGATAAGGCTATAGACCTCATAGACGAGGCTGGAAGTAGAGTCCGTTTAATAAACTCTAAACTTCCGCCCGAAGCAAAAGAAATAGATAGAGAACTAAGACAAGTTCAAAAACAAAAAGAAGAATCTGTAAGAGACCAAAATTTTGATCAAGCAGGCCAATTGCGTGAAAAAGAGATGGAATTGTCAGCAAAAATCAAAGAGGTATTGGAAAATAAAAAAGAATCTACAGTTGGAGATAAATCTAATGCAGATAATGAATCTGTAAAAGGCGATTCAACACTCTTACAAAGCCCCCTTGTTAGTGAAGAGGATGTAGCACATATTGTGGCTTCATGGACAGGAGTTCCTGTTCAAAAATTAACAGAAACTGAATCAGTCAAACTTCTTAATATGGAGGAGACACTTCACCAAAGGTTAATTGGACAAGATGAAGCTGTAAAAGCTGTCTCTAGAGCTATAAGAAGAGCAAGAGTTGGATTGAAAAATCCTAATAGACCCATTGCAAGTTTCATCTTTTCTGGTCCTACCGGTGTAGGTAAAACTGAATTAACTAAATCTTTAGCTTCATATTTCTTCGGTAGTGAAGAAGCAATGATTAGATTAGATATGTCAGAATTTATGGAAAGACATACAGTTAGTAAACTTATAGGTTCGCCTCCTGGGTATGTTGGTTTTAATGAAGGTGGTCAGCTTACTGAGGCTGTCAGAAGACGTCCCTATACTGTTGTTTTATTTGATGAAGTTGAAAAGGCTCATCCAGATGTATTCAATTTATTGTTGCAACTATTGGAAGACGGAAGATTAACTGACTCCAAGGGGAGAACTGTTGATTTTAAAAATACATTGTTAATTATGACTTCTAATATCGGTTCTAAAGTAATCGAAAAAGGTGGAGGCGGTCTTGGATTTGAATTCTCAGGTGATTCAGTTGAAGATAGCCAATATAACAGAATAAAATCTTTAGTTAATGAAGAACTTAAGCAATATTTTAGGCCTGAATTTTTAAATAGACTTGATGAAATAATTGTATTCAGGCAACTAACTAAGAATGAAGTTAAAGAAATTGCTGAAATAATGTTGCAAGAAGTTTTTGCAAGACTACAAGATAAAGGCATTAAATTAAATGTAACTGATGCTTTCAAAGAAAGACTTGTAGAAGAAGGTTATAATCCTTCTTACGGAGCAAGACCATTGAGAAGGGCAGTTATGCGTTTACTAGAAGATAGTTTGGCTGAAGAAGTTCTTTCCGGGAGAATTAAAGATGGAGATAATGCTTTAGTTGATATAGATGATAATAAAAAAGTTACAATAAATATTTCTTCTGAAGAATCTTCTCAAGAGTTAGCAAGTGCTAACTTCTAA